The Rhodococcus triatomae genome includes a window with the following:
- a CDS encoding glycosyl transferase produces the protein MREILAETGQLPPTATTTERSAPGATAVAPEAPPPSRRLARFAPQPADVAAITCFVALAVFVLYRQWRNLGTGYLLRSGQDQNMWEWFFSVAAHSLVNLQNPLGSDLQNHPLGVNLMGNTAMFGFSIPFAPVTLLFGPTVTFALALTVGLAGTAIAWYWVLSRHVVSSRFAAAAGGLVCGFAPAMISHANGHPNFVALFLLPFIALGVVRLGSSERQVRDGIVLGLLIAYQIFLGEEPLLIYALTFCVFGLVYAMSRPKVAVAAVRRGIPGFAVAGAVALAIAAFPLWWQFFGPNAYSALEHGPVGNDVQAITSFPTESLAGAPADMSSLRMNATEENAFFGWPLLLLIAVSGLWLWRMPLARAATATAVAMGVLSLGSELTVSGTGTGITLPWALLADQPLFESVLESRFAMGVIPAAALLLALGTDRALASSRSGQSPLARDGQRSTAFLWFAWLAIALIPLAPTPLEVVPRAQAPAFFDDGIWRDYVDDGSVVAVPLSSPQNARLLHWQAEQDFGFPIAGGYFVGPAGPDDLGKYGPEDRPTALFLREVEKTGTIPAVDEATRAQARADLEFWNADVLVLAKTRNDRMLQEAVNQLVGVQGERVGGTWVWDVRAVV, from the coding sequence GTGCGCGAAATCCTGGCCGAAACGGGGCAGCTTCCGCCCACCGCAACGACCACGGAACGGTCGGCGCCCGGCGCCACCGCCGTCGCGCCCGAGGCGCCACCGCCCTCTCGCCGGCTCGCGCGATTCGCGCCTCAGCCCGCCGATGTCGCCGCGATCACCTGCTTCGTCGCTCTGGCCGTCTTCGTGCTGTACCGGCAGTGGCGCAACCTCGGGACCGGCTACCTCCTGCGTAGCGGCCAGGACCAGAACATGTGGGAGTGGTTCTTCTCCGTCGCCGCACACTCACTGGTGAACCTGCAGAACCCGCTGGGAAGCGATCTGCAGAACCACCCACTCGGCGTGAACCTCATGGGCAACACCGCGATGTTCGGGTTCAGCATCCCGTTCGCCCCGGTCACGCTGCTCTTCGGTCCCACGGTCACCTTCGCGCTCGCCCTCACCGTCGGGCTCGCCGGTACCGCCATCGCCTGGTACTGGGTGCTGTCCCGGCACGTGGTGTCGTCCCGTTTCGCCGCCGCCGCCGGCGGTCTCGTCTGCGGTTTCGCCCCGGCGATGATCTCGCACGCCAACGGACACCCCAACTTCGTCGCGCTCTTCCTGCTTCCCTTCATCGCCCTCGGCGTCGTGCGGCTCGGAAGCAGCGAACGGCAGGTACGCGACGGCATCGTCCTCGGCCTGCTCATCGCCTATCAGATCTTCCTCGGCGAGGAACCCCTGCTGATCTACGCCCTCACCTTCTGCGTGTTCGGGCTGGTGTACGCGATGAGCCGGCCGAAGGTCGCCGTCGCGGCGGTACGCCGCGGGATCCCCGGTTTCGCCGTCGCCGGTGCCGTGGCACTGGCGATCGCCGCGTTCCCGCTGTGGTGGCAGTTCTTCGGACCGAACGCCTACAGCGCTCTCGAACACGGCCCGGTCGGCAACGACGTCCAGGCGATCACCAGCTTCCCCACCGAATCACTCGCCGGCGCGCCCGCCGACATGTCCAGCCTGCGGATGAACGCCACCGAGGAGAATGCCTTCTTCGGCTGGCCGCTGCTCCTGCTCATCGCCGTGTCCGGACTGTGGCTGTGGCGGATGCCGCTCGCACGGGCCGCCACCGCGACGGCCGTGGCGATGGGTGTGCTGTCCCTCGGATCGGAACTCACCGTCAGCGGCACCGGAACCGGCATCACCCTCCCGTGGGCGCTTCTCGCCGACCAGCCCCTGTTCGAGTCCGTGCTCGAATCCCGGTTCGCGATGGGCGTGATCCCCGCGGCTGCGCTGCTGCTCGCGCTCGGTACCGACCGTGCCCTCGCCTCCTCCCGCTCCGGGCAGTCACCACTCGCCCGGGACGGGCAGCGGTCCACAGCGTTCCTCTGGTTCGCCTGGCTCGCGATCGCCTTGATACCACTCGCACCGACCCCCCTCGAGGTGGTTCCCCGTGCCCAGGCACCGGCGTTCTTCGACGACGGAATCTGGCGGGACTACGTCGACGACGGATCGGTCGTCGCCGTGCCGCTGTCCTCCCCGCAGAATGCCCGCCTGCTGCACTGGCAGGCCGAGCAGGACTTCGGGTTCCCCATCGCGGGTGGCTACTTCGTCGGGCCCGCCGGGCCGGACGACCTCGGCAAGTACGGTCCCGAGGATCGGCCGACGGCGCTGTTCCTACGCGAGGTCGAGAAGACCGGCACGATCCCTGCCGTCGACGAGGCGACCAGGGCCCAGGCGCGCGCCGACCTGGAGTTCTGGAACGCCGACGTCCTCGTCCTCGCCAAGACGCGTAACGATCGCATGCTCCAGGAGGCCGTGAACCAACTCGTCGGGGTCCAGGGTGAACGGGTGGGCGGCACCTGGGTGTGGGACGTGCGCGCCGTCGTGTGA
- a CDS encoding arabinosyltransferase domain-containing protein — protein MPSEVAERPAAPSPAVTPGSVRTTRLIAIVTGIVGFLAALSIPFLPVQQDAASISWPQADLTESVNAPLVSYTPERIRVHAPCAAIAALGPDGGTVVSTMPEGASDRFDKGLVIRSDADGAVDVILRGTTLTSLTAQEAAACGDISVSSDAEATTTTVSGLDRTETVGGDLRPRMVGLYTDLDQSVPGLNVHVDLDSRFSSSPTLLKLLAMIVCVLATISSLVALHRLDGVDHRRARRFLPAHWWKFTGVDVVVIGTLLLWHVIGANTSDDGYLLSMARVSEHSGYMANYYRWFGVPEAPFGWYYEVLAAFAKISTASMWMRLPALIAGIACWMVISREVVPRLGVAVRRNRVALWTGGLVFLAFWLPYDNGLRPEPVIALGALLTWCSIERAIATGRMLPAAVAVLIAAFSLAAGPSGLICVAALVAGSRPVVKALVARRRNVGVAAQAAPMLAAGTVVLVAVFADQTLATVLESTRVRNAVGPSLAWFEERMRWDALMTISPDGSLARRFGVFVMLLCLVLCVMLILRKGRIPGTAIGPSRRILGIVFASLLLMMFTPTKWTHHFGVYAGLAGSVAVLAAVGVGAASIRSKRNRSLFAAGVLFVLALSFTGSNGWWYVSSYGIPWFDKPPSIAGRGFSTGFLALTVLALLLAAWFHFREPYEKGRPNGSHARALAVSPLTLAAIVVVVFEVASLAKGFVSQYPAYSVGKANLDSITGTCALADAVLVENDPNAAVLPLRVPPVDLAGAGAFGATESTGFTPDGVADDLTADTEERASGAANTVDSDESATTGTSAGTGGGSEATEGINGSTVSLPFGLDRGAVPVLGSYQPGEQGPAALTTGWYALPERTDDAPLLTIAAAGRIRSVDRDGIVTPGGSLQVEYGRTAADGSTEILGTVDPIDIGPAPSWRNLRVPLDAIAAEADSVRLVVTDEDASPDQWLAVTPPRVPVTQTLQNVVGSDAPVLLDWSVGLAFPCQRPFDHRYGVAEVPEYRILPDRTGAEATNAWQDHFGGGPLGWTTQLLRAETYATYLDEDWYRDWGSLERYTPIDPSAGTPQIDVEQVDRWGTWTPGPVRIG, from the coding sequence GTGCCGTCCGAAGTCGCAGAACGCCCCGCCGCACCGAGCCCTGCCGTCACCCCCGGTTCCGTGCGCACCACCCGACTGATCGCGATCGTCACCGGGATCGTCGGATTCCTGGCGGCACTGTCGATCCCGTTCCTCCCCGTCCAGCAGGACGCGGCATCGATCTCGTGGCCACAGGCCGATCTCACCGAATCGGTCAACGCGCCGCTGGTCTCCTACACACCGGAACGGATCCGGGTGCACGCCCCGTGCGCGGCGATCGCGGCACTGGGACCGGACGGTGGCACCGTCGTGTCGACGATGCCCGAGGGGGCGTCCGATCGGTTCGACAAGGGCCTGGTGATCCGGTCGGATGCCGACGGCGCGGTCGACGTGATCCTGCGCGGCACCACTCTCACCTCGCTCACCGCCCAGGAAGCCGCGGCATGCGGCGACATCTCGGTGTCGTCGGACGCGGAGGCCACGACCACGACCGTCTCCGGACTCGACCGCACCGAGACGGTCGGCGGCGACCTGCGGCCGCGGATGGTGGGCCTGTACACCGACCTCGACCAGTCGGTGCCCGGTCTGAACGTGCACGTGGACCTGGATTCCCGATTCTCTTCCTCGCCGACGCTGCTGAAGCTGCTCGCGATGATCGTCTGTGTCCTCGCCACGATCAGCTCGCTCGTCGCGCTGCACCGACTCGACGGCGTCGATCACCGCCGTGCGCGCCGGTTCCTGCCCGCACACTGGTGGAAATTCACCGGCGTCGACGTCGTGGTGATCGGCACGCTGCTGCTGTGGCACGTGATCGGCGCCAACACCTCCGACGACGGCTACCTGCTCAGCATGGCCCGGGTGTCGGAGCACTCCGGCTACATGGCCAACTACTACCGGTGGTTCGGGGTCCCCGAGGCGCCGTTCGGCTGGTACTACGAGGTGCTCGCCGCCTTCGCGAAGATCTCCACCGCCAGCATGTGGATGCGCCTGCCCGCCCTGATCGCCGGCATCGCCTGCTGGATGGTGATCAGCCGCGAGGTCGTGCCCCGGCTCGGCGTCGCCGTCCGCCGCAACCGGGTCGCACTGTGGACCGGCGGCCTGGTGTTCCTCGCCTTCTGGCTGCCCTACGACAACGGGCTGCGCCCCGAGCCGGTCATCGCGCTCGGCGCACTGCTCACCTGGTGCTCGATCGAGCGGGCCATCGCCACCGGCCGCATGCTGCCCGCCGCCGTCGCGGTCCTCATCGCCGCCTTCTCCCTCGCGGCCGGCCCGTCCGGGCTGATCTGTGTCGCCGCCCTCGTCGCCGGCTCCCGACCCGTGGTGAAGGCGCTCGTCGCGCGGCGCAGGAACGTCGGCGTCGCCGCCCAGGCCGCCCCGATGCTCGCCGCGGGCACCGTCGTGCTGGTCGCGGTCTTCGCCGACCAGACGCTCGCGACCGTCCTCGAATCGACCCGCGTGCGCAACGCCGTCGGACCGAGCCTGGCCTGGTTCGAGGAACGGATGCGCTGGGACGCGTTGATGACCATCTCTCCGGACGGTTCGCTCGCGCGCCGCTTCGGTGTCTTCGTCATGCTGCTGTGCCTGGTCCTGTGCGTCATGCTGATCCTGCGCAAGGGCCGCATCCCCGGCACCGCGATCGGGCCGTCGCGCCGGATTCTCGGCATCGTCTTCGCGTCGCTGCTGCTGATGATGTTCACGCCGACCAAATGGACGCACCACTTCGGTGTGTACGCCGGCCTCGCCGGGTCGGTGGCGGTGCTCGCCGCGGTCGGGGTCGGGGCCGCCAGTATCCGATCGAAACGGAACCGCTCGTTGTTCGCCGCGGGCGTCCTGTTCGTGCTGGCCCTGTCCTTCACCGGATCCAACGGGTGGTGGTACGTCTCGAGCTACGGCATCCCGTGGTTCGACAAGCCGCCGTCGATCGCCGGGCGCGGCTTCTCCACCGGGTTCCTCGCCCTGACCGTCCTGGCACTGCTGCTCGCCGCGTGGTTCCACTTCCGTGAGCCGTACGAGAAGGGCAGGCCCAACGGCTCGCACGCCCGCGCACTCGCCGTGTCCCCTCTGACGCTCGCGGCGATCGTCGTCGTCGTGTTCGAGGTGGCCTCGCTGGCCAAGGGGTTCGTCTCGCAGTACCCCGCGTACTCGGTGGGCAAGGCCAATCTCGACTCGATCACCGGTACCTGCGCCCTCGCCGACGCGGTCCTCGTCGAGAACGACCCGAACGCCGCGGTGTTGCCGTTGCGGGTACCCCCCGTGGACCTGGCCGGGGCGGGGGCCTTCGGCGCCACCGAATCCACCGGCTTCACCCCGGACGGTGTCGCCGACGACCTCACCGCCGACACCGAGGAACGCGCATCCGGCGCAGCGAACACCGTCGATTCCGACGAGTCCGCCACCACCGGCACCAGCGCCGGCACCGGAGGAGGATCCGAAGCCACCGAGGGCATCAACGGCAGCACCGTCTCGCTCCCGTTCGGGCTCGACCGGGGTGCCGTACCGGTGCTCGGCAGCTACCAGCCCGGCGAGCAGGGGCCGGCGGCACTGACCACCGGCTGGTACGCACTGCCCGAACGTACGGACGACGCACCGCTCCTCACGATCGCCGCCGCCGGACGCATCCGCTCGGTCGACCGGGACGGCATCGTCACCCCCGGCGGCAGCCTCCAGGTCGAATACGGCCGCACCGCCGCGGACGGGTCGACGGAGATCCTCGGCACGGTCGACCCCATCGACATCGGCCCGGCGCCCTCCTGGCGGAACCTGCGGGTGCCGCTGGACGCGATCGCCGCGGAGGCGGACAGCGTGCGCCTCGTCGTCACCGACGAGGACGCCAGCCCCGACCAGTGGCTGGCCGTCACCCCGCCGCGGGTGCCGGTGACGCAGACCCTGCAGAACGTGGTCGGCTCCGACGCCCCGGTGCTGCTGGACTGGTCCGTCGGCCTGGCCTTCCCGTGCCAGCGGCCGTTCGACCACCGGTACGGCGTCGCCGAGGTCCCCGAGTACCGGATCCTGCCCGACCGCACCGGCGCGGAAGCCACCAACGCGTGGCAGGACCACTTCGGCGGCGGCCCCCTCGGCTGGACTACCCAGTTGCTACGCGCCGAGACGTACGCGACGTACCTCGACGAGGACTGGTACCGGGACTGGGGTTCGCTCGAGCGGTACACCCCGATCGATCCGTCGGCGGGCACCCCGCAGATCGACGTCGAGCAGGTCGACCGCTGGGGTACGTGGACGCCAGGTCCGGTACGAATCGGGTAA
- a CDS encoding arabinosyltransferase domain-containing protein — MSDAVTAQQAEPESSPPPPNAQDFRAEYRTARLIAIVTGLLGLVLAVSTPFLPVTQDTASVSWPQNGQVGDVEAPLMAQVPVRFEATIPCSTVADLPDYGGILLSTAPPQGEGAPLNALFVRVSGESVDVLDRNVVVASAPREQVQSAQCSQIAISADINRTTAEFTGLTTEAGDPVRGELGGDLRPQVVGVFTDLQGAAPDGLSVSIDVDSRFSSSPTLIKLVAMIVAILATITSLVALGRLDGTDGRHHRRFLPSHWWKFTVIDGVVLGTLGLWHFLGANTSDDGYLLTMARVSEHSGYMANYFRWFGVPEAPFGWYYDVLATLAKISTASPFIRLPALIAGVLCWMVISREVAPRLGRAVRNNNVALWTGGMVFLAFWLPFNNGLRPEPIVALGALLTWCSIERAIATARLLPAAIAVLIGAFTLAAAPTGLMCVAALLAASRPLVRIVVKRHRQVGTLPLIAPIGAAGTLVLVVVFADQTLATVMEATRVRTLIGPNLEWYKDFLRYYYLFVDTVDGSVARRFAFLVLLLCLFTTLFVLLRRRRIPGAATGPSWRLLGVVFGTIFFMMFNPTKWTHHFGAYAGIAGSLAALTAVAVSASALRSRRNRTIFLAGLLLVLALTFAGINGYWYVSSYGVPWFDKTVSLGGRESNTLFLALFAGAVALAGWQYLREGYAAPPVRANTKKGRRIRKFAAAPLTVIAAAMVVFEVLSLAKGAVSQYPAYSLARSNIDAVTGQTCGLAEDVLVERDTNAGALQPIVGPDGPLEDPLAGTDSRGFSPNGVPTDLTADYIEVKQGMGNTDTQSVGPTFETGSSAGTSGGTGAVGVNGSTARLPFALDPATTPVMGSYQEGVQEPASLTSSWYQLPERSDDAPLVVISAAGRIASVDDTGAGTYGQSLLVEYGTRQADGSVEPLGTFQPRDIGPAPSWRNLRVPIADLAPEADAVRILAYDPILIGDQWLAFTPPRVPQLETLNSYIGTEQPVLLDWAVGLQFPCQRPFDHRYGVAEMPNYRILPDRPLAVSSTDTWQSADNGGPLGITELLAGATAVPTYLQDDWARDWGSLERYDRHSPDATPAELTTGEVTRWGWAKEGTLRVY, encoded by the coding sequence GTGTCCGACGCCGTGACTGCTCAGCAAGCCGAGCCAGAGTCCTCCCCACCGCCGCCGAACGCACAGGATTTCCGGGCCGAGTATCGGACCGCGCGCCTGATCGCGATCGTCACCGGCCTCCTCGGCCTGGTGCTGGCGGTGTCGACCCCGTTCCTGCCCGTCACCCAGGACACCGCGTCCGTCTCCTGGCCACAGAACGGCCAGGTCGGCGACGTCGAGGCGCCGCTGATGGCGCAGGTGCCGGTGCGGTTCGAGGCGACGATTCCCTGCTCGACGGTCGCGGACCTGCCCGACTACGGCGGGATCCTGCTGTCGACGGCGCCGCCGCAGGGTGAGGGCGCACCGCTCAACGCCCTGTTCGTGCGCGTCTCCGGCGAATCGGTCGACGTGCTCGACCGCAACGTGGTGGTGGCATCGGCGCCCCGCGAGCAGGTGCAGTCCGCGCAGTGCTCGCAGATCGCGATCTCCGCCGACATCAACCGCACGACCGCCGAATTCACCGGACTCACCACCGAGGCCGGTGACCCGGTCCGTGGCGAGCTCGGCGGTGACCTCCGGCCGCAGGTCGTCGGCGTGTTCACCGATCTGCAGGGCGCGGCACCGGACGGGCTGTCCGTCTCCATCGACGTCGACTCCCGGTTCTCGTCCAGCCCCACACTGATCAAGCTGGTCGCGATGATCGTCGCGATCCTCGCCACGATCACGTCGCTGGTGGCGTTGGGCCGACTCGACGGCACCGACGGCCGGCACCACCGGCGCTTCCTGCCGTCACACTGGTGGAAGTTCACCGTCATCGACGGTGTGGTTCTCGGCACCCTCGGACTCTGGCACTTCCTGGGCGCCAACACCTCCGACGACGGCTACCTGCTCACGATGGCCCGTGTCTCCGAGCACTCGGGCTACATGGCCAACTACTTCCGCTGGTTCGGCGTCCCCGAGGCACCCTTCGGCTGGTACTACGACGTGCTCGCCACGCTCGCCAAGATCTCCACCGCGTCACCGTTCATCCGGCTGCCCGCGCTGATCGCCGGCGTCCTCTGCTGGATGGTGATCAGCCGCGAGGTCGCCCCGCGCCTGGGCCGCGCCGTCCGCAACAACAACGTCGCGCTGTGGACCGGCGGCATGGTGTTCCTCGCGTTCTGGCTGCCCTTCAACAACGGCCTGCGCCCCGAACCCATCGTCGCCCTCGGCGCACTGCTCACCTGGTGCTCGATCGAGCGCGCCATCGCCACGGCCCGGCTGTTGCCCGCCGCGATCGCGGTGCTGATAGGTGCGTTCACCCTTGCCGCGGCACCGACCGGGTTGATGTGTGTGGCCGCGTTGCTCGCCGCGTCCCGACCCCTGGTCCGCATCGTCGTCAAACGTCACCGACAGGTCGGCACCCTGCCGCTGATCGCGCCGATCGGCGCGGCAGGAACCCTGGTCCTCGTCGTCGTCTTCGCCGATCAGACCCTGGCCACCGTGATGGAAGCGACCCGGGTGCGCACGCTGATCGGCCCGAACCTCGAGTGGTACAAGGACTTCCTGCGCTACTACTACCTGTTCGTCGACACCGTCGACGGGTCGGTGGCGCGCCGCTTCGCGTTCCTGGTGCTGCTCCTGTGCCTGTTCACCACCTTGTTCGTGCTGCTGCGCCGACGCCGGATCCCGGGTGCGGCGACCGGGCCGTCCTGGCGCCTGCTGGGTGTGGTGTTCGGCACGATCTTCTTCATGATGTTCAACCCCACCAAGTGGACTCACCACTTCGGGGCGTACGCGGGCATCGCCGGATCCCTGGCCGCACTCACCGCCGTCGCGGTGTCTGCCTCCGCCCTGCGTTCTCGGCGCAACCGCACCATCTTCCTGGCCGGCCTGCTCCTCGTCCTCGCGCTGACGTTCGCCGGCATCAACGGCTACTGGTACGTCTCGAGCTACGGCGTCCCGTGGTTCGACAAGACCGTCTCGCTCGGCGGGCGCGAATCGAACACCCTGTTCCTCGCGCTCTTCGCGGGTGCCGTCGCCCTCGCCGGCTGGCAGTACCTGCGCGAGGGCTACGCGGCTCCGCCGGTGCGCGCGAACACGAAGAAGGGCCGCCGGATTCGCAAGTTCGCCGCCGCCCCGCTCACCGTGATCGCCGCTGCGATGGTCGTGTTCGAGGTCCTCTCGCTCGCCAAGGGCGCCGTGTCGCAATACCCCGCCTACTCGCTGGCGCGCTCGAACATCGATGCGGTCACCGGCCAGACGTGTGGTCTCGCCGAGGACGTCCTCGTCGAACGAGACACCAATGCCGGCGCCCTGCAACCGATCGTCGGCCCGGATGGGCCGCTCGAGGATCCGCTCGCCGGCACCGACTCGCGGGGCTTCTCCCCCAACGGTGTCCCCACCGACCTGACCGCCGACTACATCGAGGTCAAGCAGGGCATGGGGAACACCGACACCCAGAGTGTCGGCCCCACGTTCGAGACCGGTTCGAGCGCAGGCACCAGCGGCGGCACCGGTGCCGTCGGCGTCAACGGCTCCACCGCCCGGCTGCCGTTCGCCCTGGACCCGGCCACCACCCCGGTGATGGGTAGCTACCAGGAGGGTGTGCAGGAGCCGGCGAGCCTCACCTCGAGCTGGTACCAGCTGCCGGAGCGCAGCGACGACGCGCCACTGGTGGTCATCTCGGCGGCGGGCCGTATCGCGTCCGTCGACGACACCGGTGCCGGGACATACGGTCAGTCGCTGCTGGTCGAGTACGGCACCCGCCAGGCGGACGGGTCCGTCGAGCCGCTCGGCACCTTCCAGCCCCGTGACATCGGCCCCGCGCCGTCGTGGCGGAATCTGCGGGTACCGATCGCCGATCTGGCACCCGAGGCCGACGCGGTACGCATCCTCGCGTACGACCCCATCCTCATCGGCGACCAGTGGCTGGCCTTCACCCCGCCGCGGGTACCGCAGCTCGAGACGCTGAACAGCTACATCGGTACCGAACAGCCGGTGCTGCTGGACTGGGCTGTGGGACTGCAGTTCCCGTGCCAGCGGCCGTTCGACCACCGCTACGGGGTGGCGGAGATGCCGAACTACCGCATCCTGCCCGACCGCCCGCTCGCCGTGAGCTCCACCGACACCTGGCAGTCCGCGGACAACGGCGGCCCGCTCGGCATCACCGAGCTGCTCGCCGGGGCCACCGCCGTCCCGACCTATCTGCAGGACGACTGGGCGCGCGACTGGGGCTCCCTGGAACGCTACGACCGGCACTCCCCCGACGCGACCCCGGCCGAACTCACCACCGGCGAGGTGACCCGATGGGGTTGGGCCAAGGAGGGCACGCTCCGCGTCTACTGA
- a CDS encoding acyl-CoA carboxylase subunit beta — MTESTTAGKLAELREKLEKAKEPGSERAIAKRNAKGLPSPRERINMLLDPGSFVEVGELVKMPGDANNPYGDGVVTGHGTVEGRPVAVFSHDQTVFGGTVGEMFGRKVAGIMEFAAKIGCPCVGINDSGGARVQDAVTSLAWYAELGRRQEPLSGMCPQISIILGKCAGGAVYAPINTDIVVATEEAYMFVTGPDVIKSVTGEEISLEELGSARKQAEYGNIHHVAPDEKAAFDWVREYLSFLPSTCREEAPIVNPGLEPEVTESDLELDSFMPDADNAGYDMHDILLRLFDDGTFHEIGAQVAPNIITGFSRVDGRSVGVVANQPMFLSGALDAASSDKAAHFVRICDAFEIPLVFVVDTPGFLPGVEQEKIGVIKRGGRFIFSFVEATVPKVTVVVRKSYGGGYAVMGSKQLGADVNLAWPTARIAVMGAESAVSIIGRKQIEAAGDNAEVVRRQLINFYNENVATPYIAAERGYIDAVIEPSTTRLEIRRALTLLRDKKIQRNPRKHHLLPL; from the coding sequence GTGACCGAGTCCACGACGGCGGGAAAGCTTGCCGAGCTGCGCGAGAAGCTCGAGAAGGCGAAGGAGCCCGGATCCGAGCGGGCCATCGCGAAGCGCAACGCCAAGGGACTGCCCTCGCCGCGCGAGCGGATCAACATGCTGCTCGACCCGGGCAGCTTCGTCGAGGTCGGCGAACTGGTCAAGATGCCGGGCGACGCGAACAACCCGTACGGCGACGGCGTCGTCACCGGTCACGGCACCGTCGAGGGCCGGCCGGTGGCCGTGTTCTCCCACGACCAGACCGTCTTCGGCGGCACGGTCGGCGAGATGTTCGGCCGCAAGGTCGCCGGGATCATGGAGTTCGCCGCGAAGATCGGTTGCCCGTGTGTCGGTATCAACGACTCCGGTGGTGCCCGCGTCCAGGATGCGGTGACGTCGCTGGCCTGGTACGCCGAGCTCGGCCGCCGTCAGGAACCACTGTCGGGCATGTGCCCGCAGATCTCGATCATCCTCGGCAAGTGTGCGGGCGGCGCCGTGTATGCGCCGATCAACACCGACATCGTGGTGGCCACCGAAGAGGCGTACATGTTCGTCACCGGCCCGGACGTGATCAAGTCGGTCACCGGTGAGGAGATCAGTCTCGAGGAACTAGGCAGCGCGCGTAAGCAGGCCGAGTACGGCAACATCCATCACGTCGCGCCGGACGAGAAGGCGGCGTTCGACTGGGTGCGCGAGTACCTGAGCTTCCTGCCCTCGACGTGCCGGGAAGAGGCGCCGATCGTCAACCCGGGGCTCGAACCGGAGGTCACCGAGTCGGACCTCGAGCTCGATTCGTTCATGCCCGATGCGGACAACGCCGGGTACGACATGCACGACATCCTGCTGCGCCTGTTCGACGACGGCACGTTCCACGAGATCGGTGCGCAGGTGGCGCCGAACATCATCACCGGCTTCAGCCGGGTGGACGGCCGGTCCGTCGGAGTCGTGGCGAACCAGCCGATGTTCCTGTCCGGTGCGCTCGACGCCGCCAGTTCGGACAAGGCCGCTCACTTCGTGCGGATCTGCGACGCCTTCGAGATCCCGCTCGTGTTCGTCGTCGACACGCCGGGCTTCCTGCCGGGTGTCGAGCAGGAGAAGATCGGCGTCATCAAGCGTGGTGGCCGCTTCATCTTCTCGTTCGTCGAGGCGACGGTGCCGAAGGTGACCGTGGTGGTGCGCAAGTCGTACGGCGGCGGATACGCGGTGATGGGCAGCAAGCAGCTCGGTGCCGACGTGAACCTCGCCTGGCCGACCGCCCGCATCGCCGTCATGGGTGCGGAGAGCGCGGTGAGCATCATCGGCCGCAAGCAGATCGAGGCCGCGGGCGACAACGCCGAGGTGGTGCGCCGCCAGCTCATCAATTTCTACAACGAGAACGTGGCAACACCGTACATCGCGGCCGAGCGCGGCTACATCGACGCCGTGATCGAGCCGTCGACGACCCGACTGGAGATCCGTCGCGCCCTGACTCTGCTGCGCGACAAGAAGATCCAGCGGAACCCGCGCAAGCATCACCTGCTGCCGCTGTAG